The DNA segment CCTCAAGGGAAAGAGAATCGGATATTATCTAAGTATGGTTTATGCGGTTTTCATGGTCGTGAATGGAATTGTCCACAACGCCGCCACGATAATCACCGGCAGATATTTCGGCGGTTTCGCCGGCGGCTTTTCCGGAATCGGTTTGATTATTTTCAGCGCTATATTGACTGTCCTGCTTTACAAAAATGTACCGGCGACAACCAAATGATCCTTCGCTGACAGAATTCCCCTCGTAGTGACACGGCGTGCCGTGTCATATGAGAAAGCGACAGGCTTTCATTAATTTCTTCTATCAACAGGGCACGGCACGCCGTGCCACTACGCCAATGATGTTATGATAAAAGCAAATCACTTATCATAATACAGGTAAAACTCCCAGGGATGGGGGCGAACACGCAACTGCTCCACATCACGGCGCTTCAATGTCACCCAGGTTTCGATTAAATCCTCGGTGAAAACCCCGGCCTTAAGAAGAAACTTATGATCTTCCTCCAGCGCATCGAGCGCCTCGGTCAGCGAGGTCGGCAGAAGGGGAATTTTGGCCAGTTCGGCTTCCGGCAAATGCGTTATATCTTTATTAAACGGCTCCCCCGGATCAATCTTGTTTTGAATCCCATCCAGCCCGGCCATTATCATCGCGGCGTAGGCCAGATACGGGTTACAGGTGCCGTCGGGAGGACGGAACTCCATCCGGTGATGTTTGGGATTACGCAGATATCCCGGAATCCTGATACAGGCGGTGCGATTGCCGACCGAATATGTCCCCCGCACCGGGGCCTCGAAACCGGGAATCAGCCGCTTGTAGGAATTGGTCGACGGATTAGTGAGGGCCAGAAGCGCGGCGGCATGTTTCAGAAGGCCGCCGACATAGTACGACCCGATTTTGGAAAGCATCGCCGGTCCCTTTTTATCGTAGAAAATCGAGCCGTTCTTATTGGCCAGATACTGATGCACATGCATCCCGCTGCCCGGTTCGTTGAAGAGCGGCTTTGGCATGAAGGTCGCGGAACGCCCCCGCCGGAAAGCGTGATTGCGGATAATATATTTGACCATCATGGAATGATCGGCCACCCGGACCATGGTATCCATCGCGGTTTCAATCTCATGCTGTCCGGCCCCGCCGACTTCATGGTGATGGTACTTGATCGGAATTCCGACTTCGGCCAGAAGGGTGGTGATTTCGGAGCGAAGGTTGAAAGTCTGGTCCTTGGGAGGCGCCGCATGGTAACCGCCCTTGTACTGCACTTTATAGCCGAGGTTGTTGGCCCCTTCACGTCCGGCCGCGTTCCACTCGGCTTCATCGGAATCGATAAAATAGTACCCCTCGCGCGGTCCCTGACTGAACCGAACATCCTCAAATAAATAAAATTCGAATTCCGGCCCGAGAATGGCATCGGTCCCCGGCAGAAGTTTTTTCAGGTATTTATCGGCATCGCGAATCACCCGCCGCGGATTGCGCGCAAATGGCGCAATGCCGCCGTCGACCGCCATGAAATCGCAAATAAAGGACAGGGTCGGTTTCTCGAAAAACGGGTCAACGAAGGCGGTCTCGGGATCGGGCACCACCAGCATGTCGCCCCGTTCGATCCGGGCGAACCCGGGAAGCGAGGACCCGTCGACCCCCACGCCGATATCGAACAGATCGGCTTTCAGGCTCGACACCGGCTGGGTGATATGATGCCATTCGCCAAGGAGGTCACAAAATTTTATATCGATATATTCGATATTCTTTTCTTTCGCAAGTTTAGTCAGTTTTTCCAGCGCCGTCATTATCAATCTCCTGTAAAATTTGACAATTTTGCCCATTTAATTTAATAATTCCGCCCCAAAAGGCAACCGGAAAGTGAGCGGTTTTCCGGTGCGAAATATTGCCATTGCCAAACTGATAAGATTTCCATTATTAATTGCATATCGGCGGCCGATAGACAATAATAGAAACCGCTTGAATAAATGACGGAAGGCCCTATATTAATTATGGTGATAGCCGCATGCCCAATTTACTGAAATTTAATCGTTCTTTCGATTTGCTCCCCAATCTGGAGCAGGTCGAAAAATCGCTCCTGGAGAAAGGGTATAATTTTATCGCCGGAGTCGATGAAGCCGGGCGCGGACCGCTGGCCGGACCGGTCGTCGCCGCCGCGGTTATCTTTCCCCGGGGAGTAATAATCGAGGGACTCGACGATTCCAAGAAACTCTCGGCCAAAAGGCGCGATTTATTATTCGACGAAATCGCCGCGTCGGGGGCCTTCTGCGCGGTCGGCGTGATTGATAATATTACCATCGATAAAATAAATATCCTGCGGGCGTCGCTACTGGCGATGCGCAAAGCGGTGATATCCCTCAAAACCAAACCGGAGTTTGTGCTGGTCGACGGTTCTCACACCATTCCCAATCTCGACCTGCCGCAATTTTC comes from the Candidatus Zixiibacteriota bacterium genome and includes:
- the rnhB gene encoding Ribonuclease HII — translated: MPNLLKFNRSFDLLPNLEQVEKSLLEKGYNFIAGVDEAGRGPLAGPVVAAAVIFPRGVIIEGLDDSKKLSAKRRDLLFDEIAASGAFCAVGVIDNITIDKINILRASLLAMRKAVISLKTKPEFVLVDGSHTIPNLDLPQFSIIGGDALCASISAASIIAKVTRDRIMDKYQEIYPEFSFSVHRGYPTPQHLNELRTNGPTEIHRRTFRPVEEILK
- the glnA gene encoding Glutamine synthetase 1, translating into MTALEKLTKLAKEKNIEYIDIKFCDLLGEWHHITQPVSSLKADLFDIGVGVDGSSLPGFARIERGDMLVVPDPETAFVDPFFEKPTLSFICDFMAVDGGIAPFARNPRRVIRDADKYLKKLLPGTDAILGPEFEFYLFEDVRFSQGPREGYYFIDSDEAEWNAAGREGANNLGYKVQYKGGYHAAPPKDQTFNLRSEITTLLAEVGIPIKYHHHEVGGAGQHEIETAMDTMVRVADHSMMVKYIIRNHAFRRGRSATFMPKPLFNEPGSGMHVHQYLANKNGSIFYDKKGPAMLSKIGSYYVGGLLKHAAALLALTNPSTNSYKRLIPGFEAPVRGTYSVGNRTACIRIPGYLRNPKHHRMEFRPPDGTCNPYLAYAAMIMAGLDGIQNKIDPGEPFNKDITHLPEAELAKIPLLPTSLTEALDALEEDHKFLLKAGVFTEDLIETWVTLKRRDVEQLRVRPHPWEFYLYYDK
- a CDS encoding membrane hypothetical protein (Evidence 5 : Unknown function) — translated: MTGDRNKIILVYAILLFFHIAHVGEEVLGRFWVMDSIGGIGPFLSINAILFCVPLALFYSVLKGKRIGYYLSMVYAVFMVVNGIVHNAATIITGRYFGGFAGGFSGIGLIIFSAILTVLLYKNVPATTK